From the Kallotenue papyrolyticum genome, the window GCGAGCATGCCCGGACCCGTACACGCGGTTGGCGCAGGCCCCGGGCTGACGAGCTTCAGCGCCGATGGCGGGCTCTATGTGGTGATGAATGGCGGCCTTCAGCGCGTCGCCGAGCTCGATGCGCTGGTCACGGCGCCGGCGTTGGCCGAGGATGGCGTACCCTGGATCGCGCTGACACCCATGGTGCTGGACCTAGAACAGGTTCAGACCCAGGTGTTGCGCTTGGCTCCTACCGGCGCAACCTTGTTCAGCCTCAGTGCTGCCGGCGAAGGTCTGTGGTTGCCGCGGTGGGCGCCGCGCGATGGATGGCTGGCGCTGACCAGCATCGAAGGCCGTATCGTCACGGTGGCGTCCGACGGCAGCGCGCGCCACGAGCTTGGTCCGGGCGATCAGCCGGCCTGGTCACCCGACGGCACGCGCCTGGCCTACGTCGGGACCAACGCCGGCACGCAATGGATCAGCCGCGATCTGTACCTGGTGGATCGCGCCGGCCGTGGTCCACGTTTGCGCCTGACCCAGGTGGGTGAGGGTGAATTCATCAGCTCGCCGTCGTGGTCGCCGGATGGCGCGCGCTTGGCCTTGGTCGAGCTCGATAGCGGACGCATCTTTGTAGGCGAGCTGCCTTAGGCGGGGTCGGCTGTAGGTGTCGGTAGCGGCGCGTCATCGGCCAGCGCCTGGCTCAGCGCCGTGTCCTCGGCGGCGATCTGATCGACGCCCAACTGCGCAAAGCGCAGCGCCGCAGCGCGGGCCCGCCCGTCCTGCTGCCGGTCCAGCGACCACTGCGCCTGATCGATCAGCAGCGCCAGCGCCAGCGCGCGTCCAAGGGTCAGCGCAAAGCGGCGTGCGCCGGCTTCCACCGCGGGCCGACCCGCTTCCTGCGCCGCGGCGAACCAGGCAGCGGCATGCTCATAGGCGGCCAGCGCCTGCCTGCCGGCGGCCTGCAAACCCCGATCGCGCGCCGCAGCGACGCGCTCGCGGATGGCTGCGCCTAGCAGCGGCAGCTCGTTGCGCTGCAGCAGGGCGTGGACTAGGTCCAGCGCCAGCACGTTGGTGGTGCCCTCCCAGATCGGCAGGACCTGGCTATCGCGCAGCAACACCGGCAGGCCGGTATCCTCGATGTAGCCTGCGCCGCCAAAGCTCTCCAGCGTCTCGCTGGCGGCGGCGACGGCTTGCCGCGCGGTAGTCAGTTTGATGATCGAGGTCAACAGGCGCAGCAGGTAGCGCTCCTGTTCGGCAAGCTGGCCGTGTTCGTCGCGTCCGATCAGCTCGGCGAGCCAGAAGCTGAGGTGAAACGCAGCTTCGAACTCGGCCTGGAGGCCGGCCAGCGTATCGACGTGCAGCGGCTGGCGCGCCAGCGGCGCGTCGAACGCCACGCGTTTGCGGGCATAGTCGCGCGCCAGCGCCAGGCCGCGGCGCATCGTGGCCGCCGACATGACGCTATTCCAGGTGCGCGTCAGGTGGAGCATCGGCACGATCTGGCGCACGCCATCGCGCAGTCCGGCGACCGGTTGCGCAGGGGTGCCGTTCAGCAATAGTTCGGCGGTGGGCAGTTTGCGTGTACCCAGCTTATCCTTCAAGCGCAGCACCTCGATGTTGCGCAGCCGTCCTTGTGCATCGCGAGTTTCGACGTAGAACAGCGCCAGCCCGCGCACGCCGGGCGGGTTGCCCTCGGGCCGCGCCAGCGTGAGCGCCATCTGCGAGGTGGCGGCGGAGGTGAACCATTTGCGGCCATACAGCCGCCAGGTGCCGTCGGCATCCTGCCGCGCCACACTTTCGGCGCGTCCGACATCCGAGCCACCGGTCAGCTCGGTCATCCACTGGCCGCTGGTCCAGAACTGCGCCGGATCGCGACTGAGCAGGTGCGGGACGGCACGTTCGATCAATGCCTGGTTGCCGCTCTGCAGCAGCGTGCGCGCCGCGCCGTCGGTCATCGCCAGCGGACAGGTGTAGATATCGGTCGAGGGATGGAACAGATAGGCCAGCGCAAACTGGAGCGGACGCGCCCATGGCCCCAGGCTCTGGTCGTAGGCGGTGGCGACCAGGCCATACTCGGCGGCCAGCCGTTCGGCGACACGCCACAGTGGCGTCAGCTCGATGTGATCGATGCGCGCACCCCAGGCATCCCACTGCGTCAGCCGCGGTTCGTTGAGGCGATCGGCCTGTTGCAGGCGGTACAGCTCGCCGCCGGCCAGCGCGCCCATGGCCGTCAGCGCGGGCTCCCAGGCGCGCAGCAGATCGGGTGGTAGGTGGCGCTGCAGATAGGCGCGCAGCACGCGATCCTCGTGGTACTGGTTGCCCAGCTCCGGCGCTGCTTGCTGAAACAGGTGCATAGGCATCCCCCTACTCTGCTGCGATCCTAGCGCGGTTGTCAAGCGTGACGGTGCGCCGCGCCGCTCCGGAGCAGCGGCGTTGCCGCGGTGCGGTACAATGCCTGCAGCGATGGGGCATTGCTCCGCAGACGGAGCGGGATGGGAACCATGAAAACAACGCGTACAACCGGCGCTGGATCGGCATCCGCCGAGTTGATCCCGGTGCGCCTGGAATTTGATGGTGGCAGCCGCGGCAATCCGGGGCCGGGCTACGGCTCCTACCGACTGACGATCAACGGGCAGCCCCAAGTGGTGCGGCGCGTGGAGCTTGGCCCGCACGTCACCAACAACGAGGCCGAGTACGATACGTTGCTGCGAGCGCTGGAGGAGCTCCTAAGGCGCGTGCGCGATCCGCGTCGTATCCGCCTGGCGATCATCGGCGACTCGGAGTTGCTGATCAAACAGCTGCGCGGTGAATACCGCGTGCGCGCTCCGGGTCTGCAACCGCGCGCTGCCCGGGCGCGCGAACTGCTGGAGCGTTTCGGCGCCTGGGAGGCGCACTGGCGTGCGCGCCAAGGCAGCGTTGATCTGTTTGGCCATTGATCCGGCCGACCCACCACACGGACGGAGGCTATGCGCTTTCCTGAGCGAGAACGGCTGGCGCTGCCGGTCACCTTCGAGCGCTACCTGCCGGGCGCGTTGCATGCGGATGGCCGTCGCTATCTGCCGCGGCTGATCTTTCGCCTGGCGGATGGCACGCGCCTGAGCGTGGTGGATCGCCATCACTACGTCGATCCATCTCTGGTCGGCCGGCGCGGCAGCGCGCGACTGGTCTTTCTGCTGGCAACGGTACACCTGCAGACGGCGGGCACGCAGCGGCGCGGGCTGGCGGCGGACGCGTCTGATCTGGCGCAGATGCCGGACGCGTTTGGACAGGTGCTGGCCGTACCCAGCTTCGAGCTCCGCCGCGGGCACCTGCCCTACGAAGAACTGTTCACCGAGTTTGTGCTGGACATTGGCCTGGGCACCATCGGTGTGCGCACCAGCATGACCGCGCCGCGGATGGCACAGGCGCTGGGCGCCGAACGGCTACAGCCCGGCGATTGGGTGCAGGTCGCGCGTCCGCGCATCGATGTGCTGGAGTTTACGCCCCAGGCGCAGCCCTGGGCGCAGGTGGAGGCAAGTCGATGAACACACGGCATGCGCCTACGCATCGCGTGGCGGCCTTTGTGGTGGTGCGCGATGACGCCGGGCGCGTGTTGCTGTCGCGGCGGCGCGACAACGGCTGGTACAATCTGCCCGGCGGCGGGGTTGAGCCGCACGAAAGTGTTGCCGAAGGCGCGCTGCGCGAGGTGCGCGAAGAGACCGGGCTGGCGATCGCGCTGCGGCGGCTGGTGGGCCTCTACTCCAAGCCGCAGAAGAGCGAGATCGTGGCCGTCTTCGAGGCCGAGGTCTGCGGCGGTGCGCTCCAGCCCAGCGACGAGGCCGACGAGCATGTCTGGATCGCGCCCGACGAGCTGGAGCGCTACCAGGTCTTGCCCAAGCACCGCGAGCGCATTCTGGATGCCCTGCGCGCCGACGCGGCAGCCGTGGTGCGCGACCAGCGCGAGCCCTCGCTGTGGGCCGCGCCGGAGGCGCCGACCGAGCACGGCCAATAATGCGGGCGGCGCTGAGACGCCATGCTGGAGAGCTATGCAGTGCTATCGTTCCCTGGATCAGGCCGCGACCGCGACGCCCACGATCCTGACCATCGGTAAATTCAATGGCATGCACCTCGGCCATCACTACCTGCTGGAGCAGGTCGTGCAGCGCGCGCGCGCTATCGGTGGCCTGAGCATGGCGCTTACCTTCGAGCCGCATCCCACGTTGGTGCTGCAGCCGGAGATCGAGCGTGTGTATCTGGCGCCTGAGCGGGAGCGCCTGGAGCTGATGGCGGCCACCGGCCTGGATCGGCTGGTGATCCTGACCTACGACGACGCGCTGCGCCGCCTTAGCGCCGAAGCCTTCATGACGCAGGTCTGCCGTGCGATCCACGTGGCCGAGCTGTGGGTCGGCCCCGACTTCCGCATGGGCTACCGCGCGCAGGGCACGCTGCCGGTGCTGACGGCCATCGGCGAGCGTCTGGGCTTTGCCGTGCACCCCGTGCCGCCCCTACTGATCGATGGCGCGCCGGTCAGCGCGACGCGCATCCGCGAGCTGCTGCATGCCGGGCGCGTCGCCGAGGTGCCGCGCCTGCTGGGGCGGCCCTTCACGCTGGAGGGCGAGGTAGTGCGTGGTGATCAACGCGGACGGACGATCGGCTTTCCAACCGCCAACCTTGCCGTCGATCGCCACATGGTGCTGCCCGCCGACGGAGTGTACGCCTGCATGGTACGCTTGCCCAACGGCGAGCAGCAGCCGGCAGTCACCAACGTGGGCGTGCGCCCAACCTTTGGCACGCTGGCGCGCACCG encodes:
- a CDS encoding PD40 domain-containing protein, translating into MPMLHAMLRRCALAGVLLLTACAQPAAPSASSSMPASVVPVTVTPTHAARPTATAVPVPATHPSATPVPTPTLAVVQVALAPPTPLADITIVDRPLRGLRPLTDGRVKYRLAQWSPDGRWIAATPQDGPGLDLIDAGGGAPLRVVSDTYVLEPLWADAETLIVPQTGADGDALVAYRIAASGVVSATLASMPGPVHAVGAGPGLTSFSADGGLYVVMNGGLQRVAELDALVTAPALAEDGVPWIALTPMVLDLEQVQTQVLRLAPTGATLFSLSAAGEGLWLPRWAPRDGWLALTSIEGRIVTVASDGSARHELGPGDQPAWSPDGTRLAYVGTNAGTQWISRDLYLVDRAGRGPRLRLTQVGEGEFISSPSWSPDGARLALVELDSGRIFVGELP
- a CDS encoding reverse transcriptase-like protein, giving the protein MKTTRTTGAGSASAELIPVRLEFDGGSRGNPGPGYGSYRLTINGQPQVVRRVELGPHVTNNEAEYDTLLRALEELLRRVRDPRRIRLAIIGDSELLIKQLRGEYRVRAPGLQPRAARARELLERFGAWEAHWRARQGSVDLFGH
- a CDS encoding NUDIX hydrolase; translation: MNTRHAPTHRVAAFVVVRDDAGRVLLSRRRDNGWYNLPGGGVEPHESVAEGALREVREETGLAIALRRLVGLYSKPQKSEIVAVFEAEVCGGALQPSDEADEHVWIAPDELERYQVLPKHRERILDALRADAAAVVRDQREPSLWAAPEAPTEHGQ
- a CDS encoding bifunctional riboflavin kinase/FAD synthetase, giving the protein MQCYRSLDQAATATPTILTIGKFNGMHLGHHYLLEQVVQRARAIGGLSMALTFEPHPTLVLQPEIERVYLAPERERLELMAATGLDRLVILTYDDALRRLSAEAFMTQVCRAIHVAELWVGPDFRMGYRAQGTLPVLTAIGERLGFAVHPVPPLLIDGAPVSATRIRELLHAGRVAEVPRLLGRPFTLEGEVVRGDQRGRTIGFPTANLAVDRHMVLPADGVYACMVRLPNGEQQPAVTNVGVRPTFGTLARTVEAHLLDWSGELYGQTLRVAFVERIRGEQRFSGIEALRAQIARDADQARALLRCR
- a CDS encoding acyl-CoA dehydrogenase family protein → MHLFQQAAPELGNQYHEDRVLRAYLQRHLPPDLLRAWEPALTAMGALAGGELYRLQQADRLNEPRLTQWDAWGARIDHIELTPLWRVAERLAAEYGLVATAYDQSLGPWARPLQFALAYLFHPSTDIYTCPLAMTDGAARTLLQSGNQALIERAVPHLLSRDPAQFWTSGQWMTELTGGSDVGRAESVARQDADGTWRLYGRKWFTSAATSQMALTLARPEGNPPGVRGLALFYVETRDAQGRLRNIEVLRLKDKLGTRKLPTAELLLNGTPAQPVAGLRDGVRQIVPMLHLTRTWNSVMSAATMRRGLALARDYARKRVAFDAPLARQPLHVDTLAGLQAEFEAAFHLSFWLAELIGRDEHGQLAEQERYLLRLLTSIIKLTTARQAVAAASETLESFGGAGYIEDTGLPVLLRDSQVLPIWEGTTNVLALDLVHALLQRNELPLLGAAIRERVAAARDRGLQAAGRQALAAYEHAAAWFAAAQEAGRPAVEAGARRFALTLGRALALALLIDQAQWSLDRQQDGRARAAALRFAQLGVDQIAAEDTALSQALADDAPLPTPTADPA